One Amaranthus tricolor cultivar Red isolate AtriRed21 chromosome 1, ASM2621246v1, whole genome shotgun sequence DNA window includes the following coding sequences:
- the LOC130813952 gene encoding uncharacterized protein LOC130813952, with protein sequence MSTQRQLVTARDLVDEAKKRIVILSICVVGLSYLMSLTSTSVWVNLPAAVVLVILFRYFSLDFEMRRKEAAYNSKSYGNVSMEKTQISANDVIQEKPLDGPKASLMMDNWRRKVNSPPVEDAIDHLTRHIVSEWVTDLWYSKLTPDLDGPEALVQLMNSVLGEFAHRMRNINLIDLLMRDVIHLICKHLELFRICQAKIKKNLASLTFDERDMELKLVLAAENKLHPLLYSAESEHKVLQHIMDGVLSLTFKPEDLQCSFFHYVSRELLACAVIRPVLNLANPRFINERIEQVVMSAKKRNGRGATANDSSLLNQNGDTSDNFSPFPDPSTTGVELVELKSNQSKSSLNDLSGGKVDNKDASKDPLLSVDARSTRSWSSLPMGPAAAASSNIDRSASGGEWGDMLDYISHKKTRALAPEHFENMWSKGRNYNNEAEAVNHILPRDPSIRRSNTVNSSNVNIKQKESGLKTASVERGVILRGSNLRPQSETMYIHADRNTLSPPPLTSDEDDEERKLMLLDETNSESSQSSSGDEENRVTGLDSPTTKVWDGRTNRNSGVSHIHHPLEGLVGKKGKRTNKIQHQRLHRQQSGRKRSRLGSQKTSLWQEVERTSFLSGDGQDLHPLKANVKDDDSSDDYDMETMGRLQSGTTASSSAASLLPGSFASSANSPQSTFLGDTFFKLRCEVLGANIVTSSSKMFAVYSIAVTDAENNSWSIKRRYRHFEELHRRLKEYPEYNLHLPPKHFLSTGLDVPVILERCKLLDQYLKKLMQLPTISASIDVWDFLSIDSQTYTFSSAFSIVETLTVKSHENIASLSGRGGPKMNHLKTRTDCAESENDQSLWMNHSSMDGLKCDMKSTTNSPAKKGSGGESDNKIQKKVSADQYVGRKGNAIAGDVKQDAVDDPTFPEEWVPPNLTGPILEFVDVVFQLREGAWIRRKAFWVVKQVLQLGMGDALDDWLVEKIQRLRRGSIVASGIKRVEQILWPDGIFITKHPSRQKPPASGSQSQSPSPSQLSSPKAEDVDTTAELQESEAERRAKFVYELMIDNAPSAVVSIIGRKEYEQCAKDLYYFLQSSVCLKQLVMDLLQLLLLYTFPELDPVFKQLHEEKHKFGEFKVA encoded by the exons ATGAGTACACAGCGGCAGTTGGTGACTGCTCGTGACTTGGTCGATGAAGCAaagaagcgaattgtcattcttTCAATATGTGTTGTTGGTCTTTCTTATCTTATGTCTT TGACAAGTACGTCAGTTTGGGTGAATCTCCCTGCTGCGGTTGTTCTGGTCATTCTTTTCCGTTATTTTTCGTTGGATTTTGAGATGCGGCGAAAAGAAGCAGCCTACAATAGCAAGAGTTATGGAAATGTTTCCATGGAGAAGACTCAGATTTCCGCAAATGATGTGATTCAGGAGAAGCCTCTTGATGGTCCTAAAGCTTCCCTTATGATGGATAATTGGAGAAGGAAAGTCAATTCCCCTCCTGTTGAAGATGCAATTGATCATTTGACAAGACACATAGTTTCTGAATGGGTTACAGATCTCTGGTATTCCAAATTAACCCCTGATCTGGATGGTCCAGAGGCACTAGTGCAATTAATGAATAGCGTTTTGGGAGAATTTGCACATCGCATGAGGAATATTAATCTCATTGATCTTCTGATGAG GGATGTTATTCATCTGATCTGCAAGCATCTGGAACTTTTTCGTATCTGTCAAGCAAAGATCAAGAAGAATTTGGCATCACTTACTTTTGATGAACGCGATATGGAGCTGAAACTAGTCCTTGCTGCTGAAAACAAATTACACCCACTTCTTTATTCTGCTGAGTCAGAACATAAG GTATTGCAGCACATAATGGATGGTGTCTTGTCTTTAACTTTCAAGCCTGAAGATCTACAGTGTTCTTTCTTCCATTATGTTTCTCGAGAGCTTCTTGCTTGTGCAGTAATTCGACCAGTTCTAAACTTGGCCAATCCCAG GTTTATAAATGAAAGAATTGAACAAGTAGTAATGTCTGCAAAGAAGCGAAATGGGAGAGGTGCAACGGCAAATGATTCCTCACTCTTAAACCAGAATGGAGATACTTCCGATAATTTCTCACCGTTCCCAGATCCCTCTACCACTGGCGTTGAACTTGTTGAGCTTAAGAGCAATCAATCTAAAAGTTCTTTAAATGACCTCAGTGGAGGGAAGGTTGACAATAAAGATGCTTCCAAGGATCCTTTGCTTTCAGTTGATGCCCGATCTACTCGTTCTTGGAGTTCTCTGCCTATGGGACCTGCAGCTGCTGCTAGTAGCAACATTGATCGGTCTGCCTCTGGAGGTGAATGGGGtgatatgttggattatatTTCTCACAAGAAAACACGGGCTCTTGCTCctgaacactttgaaaatatGTGGTCCAAGGGGCGAAATTACAATAATGAAGCTGAAGCAGTGAATCATATTCTTCCTCGAGATCCTTCAATAAGGAGATCTAATACAGTTAATTCTTCAAATGTCAACATAAAACAGAAAGAAAGTGGACTCAAGACTGCTTCCGTTGAGAGAGGAGTTATTCTTCGTGGTTCCAATTTGAGGCCTCAGTCTGAAACCATGTACATACATGCTGATAGAAATACGTTGAGTCCACCTCCGCTTACATCagatgaagatgatgaggaGCGCAAACTTATGCTTTTGGATGAGACAAATTCTGAGAGCAGTCAAAGCTCTTCAGGTGATGAAGAAAATAGAGTAACAGGTTTAGATTCTCCAACCACCAAAGTTTGGGATGGTAGAACTAATCGGAATTCTGGTGTTTCTCATATCCATCATCCACTTGAGGGCTTAGTGGGAAAGAAGGGTAAAAGGACTAACAAAATTCAGCATCAAAGGTTGCATAGACAGCAAAGTGGCCGGAAAAGGTCTAGATTAGGCAGTCAGAAGACGTCATTGTGGCAAGAGGTTGAGAGGACAAGCTTTTTATCAGGAGATGGACAAGATTTACACCCTTTGAAAGCAAATGTGAAAGATGATGACTCTAGTGATGATTATGACATGGAGACTATGGGTAGACTTCAGAGTGGAACAACTGCTTCTTCATCTGCTGCTTCATTGTTACCTGGAAGCTTTGCATCGTCTGCCAACTCCCCTCAAAGTACTTTCCTAGGAGATACATTTTTTAAGTTGAGATGTGAG GTCTTAGGCGCAAATATTGTCACGAGTAGCTCTAAAATGTTTGCCGTTTATTCCATTGCAGTCACAGATGCTGAAAATAACAGTTGGTCGATTAAACGAAG ATATCGACATTTTGAGGAGCTACATCGACGTTTGAAAGAATATCCAGAGTACAATCTCCACTTACCGCCAAAACATTTTCTGTCTACTGGCCTTGATGTGCCCGTAATACTAGAACGCTGTAAATTGCTTGATCAATACTTAAAG AAGCTCATGCAGCTTCCAACTATTTCAGCATCAATAGATGTGTGGGACTTCCTAAGCATTGACTCTCAG ACTTACACATTTTCCAGTGCCTTTTCTATCGTTGAGACATTGACAG TTAAGTCACATGAAAACATTGCAAGCTTATCTGGCCGTGGAGGCCCAAAGATGAACCACTTGAAAACTAGGACGGATTGTGCAGAATCTGAAAACGATCAATCGTTATGGATGAATCATAGTTCTATGGATGGTTTGAAATGTGATATGAAAAGCACTACAAATTCACCTGCCAAAAAGGGCTCAGGTGGAGAGTCAGATAACAAGATACAAAAAAAAGTTTCTGCTGACCAATATGTTGGAAGAAAAGGGAACGCAATTGCAGGGGATGTGAAACAAGATGCTGTTGATGATCCAACTTTTCCTGAGGAG TGGGTGCCACCAAACCTTACTGGACCCATTTTGGAATTTGTAGATGTTGTTTTTCAGCTTCGGGAAGGAGCATGGATCAG GCGGAAAGCTTTTTGGGTAGTCAAACAGGTGTTGCAGTTGGGAATGGGTGATGCTCTTGATGATTGGTTGGTTGAAAAGATCCAGCGTTTACGGAGAGGGTCTATTGTTGCTTCAGGGATCAAGAGGGTTGAGCAG ATACTTTGGCCAGATGGAATATTCATAACAAAGCATCCTAGCAGGCAAAAACCCCCTGCCTCTGGTAGCCAATCTCAAAGTCCATCTCCAAGTCAGCTATCATCACCTAAGGCAGAGGATGTTGATACAACTGCTGAACTTCAAGAGAGTGAGGCTGAAAGACGTGCCAAGTTTGTCTACGAGCTAATGATTG ATAATGCCCCTTCTGCTGTTGTAAGCATTATTGGACGTAAGGAGTATGAACAGTGTGCTAAGGATCTGTACTACTTCCTCCAG TCATCTGTGTGTCTGAAGCAGCTTGTCATGGATCTTCTCCAACTTTTACTTTTGTATACATTCCCAGAGTTAGACCCTGTATTCAAGCAGCTCCATGAAGAAAAACACAAGTTTGGAGAATTCAAGGTTGCTTGA